In a genomic window of Narcine bancroftii isolate sNarBan1 chromosome 7, sNarBan1.hap1, whole genome shotgun sequence:
- the LOC138739648 gene encoding serpin H1-like, translating to MWLLKILAVGLVIDAVSPAKEKQSEFTTTLADASIKLGLNLYLTMAKDKATTNILLSPVALASSLGMVSLGAQGSTAAEAKALLDMSKVQDGKFHLSISQLMAEVSNSTARNGTWKIGSQLYIPTSVKFAEDFVQKSKKHYNLEHSKINFRDKKGALKAINEWAAKTTQGKLPEVTKDLEKTDGAMIINAMFFKPHWHEKFHHKMVDQRSFMTSRSETVAINMMHRTGLYNFYKDDTNQVHVLEMELSHKLSSMIFIMPFQLQSLDKIEKLLTREQINAWISKLQKQAVAISLPKGKFRASHQLQKHLGSIGLTTAVDKSKADLSKITGKKDLYLASVVHGSALEWSTEGDPYDAFIYSREDLKNPEVFYADHPFIFLVKDKKTGSFLFVGRVVKPDGHKLHDEL from the exons ATGTGGCTGTTAAAGATCTTGGCTGTTGGCCTTGTGATAGATGCAGTCTCACCTGCCAAGGAGAAGCAGAGCGAATTTACGACCACGCTGGCAGATGCCAGCATCAAGCTGGGTCTGAATCTGTACCTCACCATGGCCAAGGACAAAGCCACCACCAACATCCTGCTCTCCCCTGTGGCGCTTGCCTCTTCTCTGGGAATGGTGTCGCTCGGAGCCCAGGGCTCAACAGCTGCTGAGGCAAAGGCTCTGCTTGACATGAGCAAGGTGCAAGATGGAAAGTTCCACCTCTCGATCTCCCAGCTCATGGCGGAAGTCAGCAATTCCACGGCGCGCAACGGCACCTGGAAAATTGGCAGCCAGCTCTATATTCCCACTTCGGTGAAGTTCGCCGAGGACTTTGTGCAGAAGAGCAAGAAGCACTACAACCTGGAGCACTCCAAGATCAACTTCAGGGACAAGAAGGGTGCCCTGAAGGCCATCAATGAATGGGCAGCAAAGACCACACAAGGCAAGCTTCCTGAGGTCACCAAGGACCTGGAGAAAACTGATGGAGCCATGATCATCAATGCCATGTTCTTCAAGC CTCACTGGCATGAGAAGTTCCACCACAAGATGGTGGACCAAAGAAGTTTCATGACCAGCCGCTCTGAAACTGTTGCGATAAACATGATGCACCGCACAG GCCTGTATAACTTCTACAAGGATGATACCAATCAAGTGCACGTTCTGGAGATGGAGCTATCCCATAAGCTCTCCAGTATGATCTTCATCATGCCCTTCCAGCTCCAGTCTCTGGACAAAATTGAGAAGCTGCTGACTAGGGAGCAGATCAATGCGTGGATCAGCAAACTGCAGAAGCAGGCGGTAGCTATCTCCTTGCCAAAGGGCAAATTTAGGGCCAGCCACCAGCTCCAG AAACATCTTGGAAGCATTGGTTTGACAACAGCTGTGGACAAGAGCAAAGCTGACTTGTCCAAAATcacgggtaagaaggacctgtaCCTGGCCAGTGTTGTCCATGGCAGCGCCTTGGAATGGAGCACAGAAGGTGACCCATACGATGCTTTCATCTATAGTCGAGAGGATCTGAAAAACCCAGAGGTTTTCTACGCTGACCACCCCTTCATCTTCCTGGTCAAGGACAAAAAGACCGGTTCATTCCTCTTCGTTGGGCGGGTGGTCAAACCCGACGGTCACAAGCTGCATGATGAGCTGTAG